From the Chitinophaga lutea genome, one window contains:
- a CDS encoding glycosyltransferase, producing MKVNYEKDYSIVICAYNPDERILTRCLKAVAALDTAGLQTEVILTDNNSRIPIRDLSYVKACTKDLPSFHLLEVPEQGVKYARMAAIEKARGKFIVYIDSDNEPAPDYLQELKKLNHRFPQVGAWGPGEVNVEFMDGIDKKIEAYARHVFQERHDTTDEFANEREWQPCYPYGTGLCTYTFLLKEYIALARQGAFTQPGRQGGALTSGEDTQMVLLCIRKGYSAGVSPSLRLSHLIPRSRANRKYLQRITWGTGICYETCMLEVFPERRPQLLKRLMSESKFSRQALKRMLNATWHRNPMKQFELVRFLSLNAGIYAALGKPLPATVAGVIKFLNLA from the coding sequence ATGAAAGTCAACTACGAAAAAGATTATTCGATTGTGATATGCGCCTACAATCCCGACGAACGGATTCTGACGAGGTGCCTGAAAGCCGTGGCTGCACTCGATACGGCCGGGCTCCAGACGGAAGTGATACTGACGGACAACAACAGCAGGATCCCGATACGGGACCTCTCCTACGTTAAGGCCTGCACGAAGGACTTGCCTTCCTTCCACCTGCTGGAAGTGCCCGAGCAGGGCGTTAAATATGCCCGCATGGCCGCGATTGAAAAAGCACGGGGAAAATTCATCGTATACATCGATTCCGACAACGAGCCAGCGCCGGATTATCTGCAGGAGCTCAAAAAACTGAATCACCGGTTCCCGCAGGTGGGCGCCTGGGGCCCTGGAGAAGTGAACGTTGAATTTATGGACGGTATAGACAAAAAGATCGAAGCCTACGCCCGGCATGTGTTCCAGGAAAGGCATGATACAACGGACGAGTTTGCCAACGAACGCGAATGGCAGCCGTGTTACCCATATGGCACCGGCCTCTGCACCTATACATTTTTACTGAAGGAATATATCGCGCTGGCCAGGCAGGGCGCATTTACCCAACCCGGGCGGCAGGGCGGCGCACTCACCAGCGGGGAAGATACGCAGATGGTGCTGCTCTGCATCCGCAAAGGTTATTCGGCAGGCGTGTCGCCTTCGCTGCGCCTGTCTCATCTCATTCCGCGAAGCCGCGCCAACCGGAAGTACCTGCAGCGGATCACCTGGGGCACCGGCATTTGTTACGAAACCTGCATGCTGGAGGTGTTCCCCGAGCGCAGGCCGCAGCTGCTGAAGCGGCTCATGTCGGAGTCCAAATTCAGCCGCCAGGCGTTGAAGCGGATGCTCAACGCCACCTGGCACCGCAACCCGATGAAACAGTTTGAACTGGTGCGTTTCCTCAGTCTCAATGCGGGCATCTACGCCGCGCTGGGCAAACCGCTGCCGGCAACGGTGGCCGGCGTCATCAAATTTCTGAACCTGGCATAA
- a CDS encoding glycosyltransferase family 2 protein: MDATTEQTLLSIIIATYNAGAELEACLASIAAQPVRNMEVWVIDGGSTDGTQHILQSLNMPKLRWISEPDEGIYDALNKGIRLARGKWLYFMGADDRLLPGFSELAIRLKEPSTVYYGNSEPFYGDQPPAMELLSGKFSPYRLAKHCMNHQAILYPAAAFQKYRYNLKYRVYADYALNIQLWGDGAFKKEFHPFTIVRYNMTGFSAASDDMAFKHDKLQLIRQHMGWGMYIRMRWKQLKKRWQGEPDFWDPGG; the protein is encoded by the coding sequence ATGGACGCTACAACAGAACAGACATTGCTCAGCATCATCATCGCCACCTACAACGCCGGTGCGGAGCTGGAGGCCTGCCTGGCTTCCATTGCGGCGCAACCCGTGCGGAATATGGAAGTATGGGTGATCGACGGCGGCAGCACCGACGGCACGCAACACATATTACAATCGCTGAACATGCCGAAGCTTCGCTGGATCAGCGAGCCCGACGAAGGTATTTACGATGCGCTCAACAAAGGCATCCGGCTGGCCCGCGGCAAATGGCTGTACTTTATGGGGGCCGACGACCGCCTGTTGCCGGGGTTCAGCGAATTGGCCATACGGCTGAAAGAGCCATCCACCGTGTATTACGGCAACAGCGAACCGTTCTATGGCGATCAGCCGCCGGCGATGGAGTTGCTCAGCGGGAAATTCAGCCCGTACCGCCTCGCCAAACACTGCATGAACCACCAGGCCATTCTTTATCCTGCCGCCGCTTTTCAGAAATACCGCTACAATCTCAAATACCGCGTGTATGCAGATTATGCGCTGAATATCCAGCTGTGGGGCGACGGTGCGTTTAAAAAAGAATTCCATCCCTTCACCATCGTGCGGTATAATATGACGGGGTTTTCCGCGGCCAGCGATGATATGGCGTTTAAGCACGACAAACTCCAGCTCATCCGGCAGCACATGGGATGGGGCATGTACATAAGGATGCGGTGGAAACAGCTGAAAAAAAGATGGCAGGGCGAACCGGATTTCTGGGACCCGGGCGGGTAA
- a CDS encoding glycosyltransferase family 2 protein: MTASIDVIIPSFRPDERYLLPVLRLKRPAGTDIRFYLVIDDPGAAVPDSIRGLVDNQTVFLLINDKNLGAAGARNRGIAASSGEWLLLLDDDVLPDEVLLEAYAHAIKTFSTATGFIGLVRFPEACSRFCEAVLASGSMDIFSIAERRPTFAWAATANVMVRRRTMGEIRFSSAFPASGGGEDVDFFLNLMTRNKGQRLYCVPGAAVEHPWWNNGRPGYKRPFRYGIGNSLLGTLHPQFTYYDFLNTPETLLLLCLLLPVPGWTVSVLVLMGGVLCIELIANAVQVLKRYPGSSAAAVYYTALLRLAQDTGVLWGKLRRGQFFRIGERFHDDGRIQKINFYHSNTYRTVKWLLYPVLAIAVAMCRTPS; this comes from the coding sequence ATGACAGCGAGCATAGACGTAATCATACCATCCTTCCGGCCTGATGAACGTTACCTTTTACCGGTGCTTCGTCTGAAACGTCCTGCGGGTACGGATATCAGGTTCTACCTGGTGATAGACGATCCCGGTGCGGCGGTGCCGGACAGTATCCGCGGCCTGGTGGACAATCAGACTGTTTTTCTGCTCATCAACGATAAAAACCTGGGCGCCGCCGGGGCGCGCAACCGGGGCATTGCCGCTTCGTCCGGTGAGTGGCTGCTGCTGCTCGACGATGATGTGTTGCCCGATGAAGTGTTGCTGGAAGCATACGCGCATGCCATTAAAACTTTCTCCACCGCTACCGGGTTTATCGGCCTGGTGCGGTTTCCCGAGGCCTGCTCCCGGTTTTGCGAGGCGGTGCTGGCCAGCGGTTCCATGGACATATTCAGCATCGCGGAGCGCCGGCCCACGTTTGCCTGGGCGGCCACGGCCAATGTGATGGTGCGGCGCCGCACCATGGGCGAGATCCGTTTTTCCTCCGCTTTTCCCGCATCGGGCGGGGGAGAGGACGTGGATTTTTTCCTGAACCTGATGACGCGCAATAAGGGCCAGCGGCTGTATTGCGTGCCGGGCGCGGCCGTGGAGCATCCCTGGTGGAACAATGGCCGCCCGGGCTACAAAAGGCCGTTCCGCTACGGCATCGGCAACAGCCTGCTGGGAACGCTGCATCCCCAGTTCACCTACTACGATTTTTTAAACACCCCCGAAACCTTGCTGCTGCTTTGCCTGTTGCTGCCAGTGCCGGGCTGGACCGTTTCCGTGCTGGTGCTCATGGGCGGTGTGTTATGCATCGAACTGATCGCAAATGCCGTACAGGTGCTGAAAAGATACCCCGGCAGCAGCGCCGCTGCCGTATACTACACTGCGTTGCTGCGGCTGGCGCAGGATACCGGCGTATTGTGGGGGAAATTACGGCGCGGGCAATTCTTCCGTATCGGCGAACGTTTTCACGACGACGGCCGCATCCAGAAAATCAACTTCTATCATTCCAACACCTACAGAACGGTCAAATGGCTGTTATACCCGGTGCTGGCCATCGCGGTGGCCATGTGCCGCACGCCGTCGTAA
- a CDS encoding glycosyltransferase family 2 protein codes for MKNRNFTVGILVSTYNWPLALELIFKSIMQQTHQPDEILVADDGSGPETAALIAQYRSIFNIPLKHAWQEDAGFRKSKILNKAIKLAESDYIIEIDGDILLHPGFIEDHVRHARRGIFVQGARTMVSENKTREILAHGRTGIGFFSRGIRNRFNSLHLPSLSFLIRANSRSSQNIKGCNLAFWKDDFIAINGYDNFFHGWGSEDYEFAARLINNGILKRRLKLAAVCYHLHHSCNSREQQVVNERRYSETVVRQLTVCSNGYAQA; via the coding sequence ATGAAAAACAGGAATTTCACTGTGGGCATTCTCGTGTCCACTTACAACTGGCCGCTTGCACTCGAACTGATTTTTAAGAGCATCATGCAGCAAACCCATCAACCAGACGAGATACTGGTGGCCGACGATGGCTCCGGCCCGGAAACAGCTGCATTGATAGCGCAGTACCGGAGCATCTTCAACATCCCGCTCAAACACGCCTGGCAGGAAGACGCCGGGTTCCGCAAAAGCAAGATCCTCAACAAGGCCATCAAGCTGGCCGAATCCGACTATATCATTGAAATAGACGGAGATATTTTACTGCATCCCGGATTTATCGAAGACCATGTGCGGCACGCACGCCGAGGCATATTCGTGCAGGGCGCGCGCACGATGGTGAGCGAAAACAAAACCCGGGAGATCCTGGCGCACGGACGGACCGGCATCGGCTTCTTCAGCCGCGGCATCCGCAACCGTTTCAATTCGCTGCACCTGCCGTCGTTATCTTTCCTGATACGCGCCAACTCCCGCAGCTCGCAGAATATCAAGGGCTGCAACCTCGCCTTCTGGAAAGATGATTTCATCGCCATTAACGGCTACGACAATTTTTTTCATGGCTGGGGCTCGGAAGATTATGAATTTGCCGCCCGGCTGATCAACAACGGTATTCTGAAAAGAAGGCTGAAACTGGCGGCCGTTTGTTATCACCTGCATCACTCCTGCAATTCGAGGGAGCAACAGGTGGTGAATGAACGCCGGTACAGTGAAACGGTGGTGCGGCAGCTGACGGTGTGCTCCAACGGCTATGCCCAGGCCTGA